Proteins from a genomic interval of Lysobacter arenosi:
- a CDS encoding M14 family metallopeptidase yields MTVQAFYPIGIPGQPWGDAERAEWLSRQVRHRSFDAEVRGKIEGLGSRFDVVQYGELNYGADSYPLLAIKSRDWNGELPTVLVTGGVHGYETSGVHGALEFVDLHAHGYAGKVNLLVAPCISPWAYERIHRWNASAIDPNRSFRDDSPAHESAALMQLVAPVRDSVLVHIDLHETTDSDESEFRPALAARDGKPFEPGEIPDGFYLVDDSEHPQPGFQQAVIAAVEKVTHIAPADDKGEIIGSTVVAHGVIEYPLRKLGLCAGVTDARYKTTTEVYPDSPRATPAQCNAAQAAAVCAAIDYALAHPQG; encoded by the coding sequence ATGACTGTCCAGGCCTTCTATCCCATCGGCATTCCCGGGCAACCCTGGGGCGACGCGGAGCGGGCCGAATGGTTGTCGCGACAGGTGCGCCATCGCAGTTTCGACGCCGAGGTGCGCGGCAAGATCGAAGGCCTGGGTTCGCGCTTCGACGTGGTGCAGTACGGCGAGCTGAACTACGGTGCCGACAGCTACCCGCTGCTCGCCATCAAGAGCCGCGACTGGAACGGGGAGCTGCCCACGGTGCTGGTCACCGGCGGCGTCCACGGCTACGAGACCAGTGGCGTGCATGGCGCGCTGGAGTTTGTCGACCTGCATGCCCACGGTTACGCGGGCAAGGTCAATCTGCTGGTCGCGCCCTGCATCAGCCCCTGGGCTTACGAGCGCATCCATCGCTGGAACGCCAGTGCGATCGACCCGAACCGTTCGTTCCGCGACGACAGCCCGGCCCACGAATCGGCCGCGCTGATGCAACTGGTGGCGCCGGTGCGCGACAGCGTGCTGGTGCATATCGACCTGCACGAAACCACCGACAGCGATGAGTCCGAGTTCCGTCCGGCGCTGGCGGCGCGTGATGGCAAGCCGTTCGAGCCGGGCGAGATCCCGGATGGCTTCTACCTGGTTGACGACAGCGAACACCCGCAGCCGGGCTTCCAGCAGGCGGTGATTGCGGCGGTGGAGAAGGTCACCCACATCGCCCCGGCCGACGACAAGGGCGAGATCATCGGCTCGACCGTGGTCGCGCACGGTGTCATCGAATACCCGCTGCGCAAGCTCGGCCTGTGCGCGGGCGTCACTGACGCGCGCTACAAGACCACCACCGAGGTCTACCCCGACAGCCCCCGCGCCACGCCAGCGCAGTGCAATGCCGCGCAGGCGGCGGCGGTGTGCGCGGCGATCGATTACGCGCTGGCACACCCGCAGGGGTAA